The following proteins come from a genomic window of Neofelis nebulosa isolate mNeoNeb1 chromosome 5, mNeoNeb1.pri, whole genome shotgun sequence:
- the LOC131513192 gene encoding small ribosomal subunit protein uS15m-like — translation MLRTAWRALRSIPTQAVAQAPVRGLPGGACARPPFHQWGLPSPPGGVILPAVRGYAIQKPVQRSQEDDPPPSTLLKDYQNIPGIEKFDDVVRRLLSLEMASQKEKLKVKQEQLMKKIVANPEDTSSLEARIVALTVKIRNYEEHRQKHRKDKTHKCYLLMSIDQRNKMLKNLRKTNYSVFEKICKELGIEYTFPPAYHRKAHHRWATKKALCIRVFQEVHICKGKAISRHIQPSGHIPHGETKHNSEKTRKGCLLVGGKKTVTVPEFEDPQATGMEKMFVSRNKGEIASKEHSPQIANEPK, via the exons ATGCTGAGAACAGCGTGGAGGGCGCTGAGGTCGATTCCGACCCAGGCAGTGGCCCAGGCTCCAGTCCGCGGGCTGCCGGGCGGAGCGTGCGCCAGGCCTCCCTTCCACCAGTGgggccttccctcccctcctggagGTGTTATCCTTCCAGCCGTTCGCGGATATGCCATCCAGAAACCTGTCCAGCGCAGCCAAGAAGATGACCCGCCCCCTTCCACGCTGCTCAAAGACTACCAGAACATTCCCGGAATTGAGAAGTTTGACGATGTTGTAAGAAGACTCTTGTCTTTGGAAATGGCCAGCCAGAAGGAGAAGCTAAAAGTCAAGCAAGAGCAGTTGATGAAGAAGATTGTGGCAAACCCTGAGGACACCAGCTCCCTGGAGGCTCGAATTGTTGCTTTGACCGTCAAGATTCGCAATTAcgaagaacacaggcagaaacacCGAAAGGACAAAACCCATAAGTGCTATCTGCTGATGAGCATCGACCAGAGGAACAAGATGCTCAAAAACCTCCGTAAGACCAACTATAGTGTCTTTGAGAAGATCTGCAAGGAGCTGGGGATTGAGTACACCTTCCCTCCTGCATACCACCGGAAAGCCCACCACCGCTGGGCGACCAAGAAGGCGCTGTGCATTCGGGTTTTCCAGGAGGTACATAT CTGTAAAGGAAAGGCCATTTCCAGACATATTCAACCCTCGGGACACATTCCACATGGAGAAACAAAGCATAACTCAGAGAAGACAAGGAAGGGCTGTTTGTtggtaggggggaaaaaaacagtaacagtGCCAGAATTTGAGGATCCTCAGGCCACAGGAATGGAGAAAATGTTTGTCTCaagaaataaaggggaaattGCCAGCAAAGAGCATAGCCCTCAGATAGCCAATGAACCTAAGTGA